A portion of the Sulfuriferula sp. AH1 genome contains these proteins:
- the murA gene encoding UDP-N-acetylglucosamine 1-carboxyvinyltransferase — MDKLAIHGGMRLAGEVRISGAKNAALPILCAGLLTADVLHLGNLPKLKDISTSLTLLGHIGMQVCLDDQGGVDLHAAELTHLEAPYELVKTMRASILVLGPMLARCGEAMVSLPGGCAIGLRPVDLHIKGLQAMGAEIRIEHGYIHAKASRLQGARIFMDTVTVTGTENLMMAATLAQGVTILENAAREPEVVDLANCLIAMGADISGAGTDTITINGIDKLHGAHFDIMPDRIETGTYLVAAAMTQGKIKVTHTRADTIDAVLEKLREAGAKIEIGEGSITLDMDQRPRAVSIKTAPYPAFPTDMQAQFMAMNCIADGVATVTETIFENRFMHVQEMQRLGANIEIEGNTAVIRGVEGLQGAVVMATDLRASASLVLAALVAEGETVIERIYHIDRGYECIEEKFNQVGARIRRVH, encoded by the coding sequence ATGGATAAACTGGCTATACATGGCGGTATGCGTTTGGCTGGAGAAGTGCGTATCTCCGGAGCAAAGAATGCCGCTTTACCCATATTGTGTGCAGGTCTGCTGACTGCGGACGTTCTGCATTTGGGAAATTTGCCTAAGTTGAAAGACATTAGTACCTCACTGACTTTGCTCGGGCATATCGGGATGCAAGTCTGTCTGGATGATCAAGGCGGCGTTGATTTGCATGCCGCAGAATTGACACATCTGGAAGCCCCTTATGAGCTGGTCAAAACCATGCGTGCTTCGATCCTGGTGCTCGGCCCCATGCTCGCCCGTTGCGGCGAGGCGATGGTGTCTTTGCCCGGAGGCTGTGCAATTGGTTTGCGTCCAGTGGATTTGCATATCAAGGGGCTGCAGGCGATGGGGGCGGAAATCCGCATTGAACATGGTTATATTCATGCAAAAGCCAGCCGTTTGCAGGGCGCCCGTATTTTTATGGATACCGTGACCGTGACCGGTACCGAGAATCTGATGATGGCCGCCACTCTGGCCCAAGGCGTCACCATCCTGGAAAATGCTGCGAGAGAACCGGAAGTAGTGGATCTTGCCAATTGCCTGATTGCGATGGGTGCTGACATTAGCGGTGCAGGTACCGATACGATTACGATCAACGGCATTGACAAGCTGCATGGTGCCCATTTTGACATCATGCCTGACCGCATTGAAACCGGCACTTATCTGGTAGCTGCAGCGATGACGCAAGGCAAGATCAAGGTCACGCATACCCGAGCTGATACAATTGACGCGGTGCTGGAAAAGCTACGCGAAGCTGGTGCAAAAATCGAAATAGGTGAGGGTAGCATCACGCTGGATATGGATCAGCGCCCGCGTGCCGTAAGTATCAAAACTGCGCCTTATCCTGCATTCCCAACCGATATGCAAGCGCAATTCATGGCGATGAATTGTATCGCCGATGGCGTGGCGACGGTAACTGAAACCATTTTCGAAAATCGATTCATGCACGTGCAGGAGATGCAGCGTTTAGGCGCTAATATTGAAATTGAAGGGAATACCGCGGTGATACGCGGGGTGGAAGGTCTGCAGGGTGCGGTCGTTATGGCGACGGATTTACGTGCTTCGGCTTCATTGGTATTGGCTGCGCTGGTGGCGGAAGGCGAAACGGTGATTGAACGGATTTATCATATCGATCGCGGATACGAATGCATAGAAGAAAAATTCAACCAGGTCGGTGCGCGCATACGACGCGTACATTGA
- a CDS encoding BolA family protein: protein MVQPDSIKQSIEQGMACELVRVSGDGQHFEAVIVSAEFAGKSRIQQHQLVYRALGDRMKAEIHALSMKTFTPEQWAEVNHG from the coding sequence ATGGTACAACCCGATAGCATTAAACAATCCATCGAACAGGGCATGGCTTGCGAGCTGGTGCGCGTGTCAGGCGATGGGCAGCATTTCGAAGCTGTTATCGTCAGCGCCGAGTTCGCAGGCAAAAGCCGTATACAGCAGCATCAGCTGGTATATCGCGCCTTAGGCGATCGCATGAAAGCAGAAATTCATGCGCTATCCATGAAAACATTCACGCCGGAGCAATGGGCCGAGGTAAACCATGGATAA
- a CDS encoding ABC transporter permease: MIGFYTLLYKELLRFWKVSFQTVLAPVITALLYLLIFSHVLAEHVQVYPGVSYTAFLVPGLVMMSMLQNAFANSSSSLIQSKITGNIVFVLLSPLSYLEFFAAYLVAAIARGLVVGLGVFVVTLAFTSVSIDHPLWLVLFALVCSGILGALGVIAGIWAEKFDQLAAFQNFIIMPLTFLSGVFYSIHSLPPFWLTVSRFNPIFYMIDGFRYGFFGASDVTPGLSLLVVLVCFVALSVFSLILLQRGYKLRH; encoded by the coding sequence ATGATCGGCTTTTATACGTTGCTTTATAAAGAGCTGTTGCGGTTCTGGAAAGTCTCGTTTCAGACCGTATTGGCCCCTGTCATCACGGCTTTGTTGTATTTGTTGATTTTTTCACATGTGCTAGCCGAGCATGTGCAGGTTTATCCGGGGGTCAGTTATACTGCTTTTTTAGTGCCCGGTCTGGTAATGATGTCGATGTTGCAGAATGCTTTTGCCAATAGCTCATCCAGCCTTATTCAATCCAAGATAACCGGCAACATTGTTTTCGTATTATTGTCGCCATTATCCTATCTGGAGTTTTTTGCAGCTTATCTTGTCGCCGCGATTGCGCGAGGGCTGGTGGTCGGTTTGGGCGTGTTCGTGGTGACACTGGCTTTTACCTCGGTATCTATCGATCATCCGCTATGGCTGGTTTTGTTTGCCCTTGTTTGTAGCGGTATTTTGGGCGCGTTGGGTGTGATTGCCGGTATCTGGGCCGAGAAGTTCGACCAGCTTGCCGCATTCCAGAATTTCATCATCATGCCGCTGACTTTCCTGTCAGGCGTGTTTTATTCCATACATTCCTTACCTCCGTTCTGGTTAACCGTGTCCCGCTTCAATCCGATCTTTTACATGATCGACGGTTTTCGCTATGGTTTTTTTGGCGCGAGTGATGTTACGCCGGGCTTGAGCTTGCTAGTCGTGCTCGTGTGCTTTGTGGCATTATCCGTATTTAGTTTGATTTTATTACAACGCGGCTACAAGCTGCGACATTGA
- a CDS encoding ABC transporter ATP-binding protein yields the protein MTTPAIRIHQLHKHFGALHALRGVDLTVYPGEFFALLGPNGAGKTTLISILAGLTRADGGTAEIMGHDVVRDYRAARQLLGVVPQELAYDPFFTVRENLRIQSGYFGLRHNDDWVDEIMANLGLLDKADTNMRALSGGMKRRVLVAQALVHKPPVIILDEPTAGVDVELRQSLWSFVRELNVAGHTIILTTHYLEEAEALCDRVAMLKQGQIVALDKTANLLKNANELQLQIGIHPNVLPADIQSRVVRYTDNVYTFGLRMPAEIEGILASLRLAGISVNEIALTQPDLEDIFVQIMGQS from the coding sequence GTGACCACGCCCGCAATACGTATTCATCAGCTGCATAAGCACTTCGGCGCATTACATGCCTTGCGCGGTGTCGATCTGACTGTCTATCCCGGCGAATTCTTCGCTCTGTTGGGCCCTAATGGTGCTGGAAAAACTACGCTCATCAGCATTCTGGCGGGACTTACCCGTGCAGATGGTGGTACTGCAGAAATCATGGGACACGATGTCGTTCGCGATTATCGTGCAGCCCGGCAATTACTCGGTGTAGTGCCACAGGAGCTGGCTTATGATCCGTTTTTTACGGTTCGGGAAAATTTGCGCATTCAATCCGGTTATTTTGGGTTGCGGCATAATGACGACTGGGTCGATGAAATCATGGCTAATCTCGGCTTGCTTGATAAAGCTGATACCAATATGCGCGCATTATCCGGCGGAATGAAGCGCCGTGTACTGGTTGCACAGGCTTTGGTGCATAAGCCACCGGTGATTATTCTGGATGAACCGACGGCGGGCGTGGATGTGGAATTGCGCCAGTCCTTATGGAGCTTCGTGCGTGAACTCAATGTTGCAGGTCATACCATTATCCTGACCACGCACTATTTGGAAGAAGCGGAAGCCTTATGTGACCGTGTCGCCATGCTGAAGCAAGGGCAGATTGTTGCGCTTGATAAAACCGCTAATCTGTTAAAGAATGCAAACGAGTTGCAGTTGCAGATTGGCATACATCCCAACGTGCTGCCGGCAGATATCCAGTCGCGAGTTGTCAGGTATACAGATAACGTATACACCTTCGGCCTAAGGATGCCTGCCGAGATTGAAGGTATTTTGGCCAGTTTGCGCCTGGCCGGGATCAGCGTGAATGAAATCGCACTGACGCAGCCGGATCTTGAAGACATATTTGTCCAGATTATGGGGCAATCATGA
- a CDS encoding lipid asymmetry maintenance protein MlaB, which yields MSNIYPVSGEVTIATATVQLAEAIAVLEKGNDVFDFSALRGLDSTALALILACRREAERMGKQLHCINLPENLENLAALYGVENYISA from the coding sequence ATGAGCAATATTTATCCTGTTTCGGGAGAAGTAACCATTGCTACAGCCACAGTCCAATTGGCCGAAGCTATTGCTGTCTTGGAAAAAGGGAATGATGTATTCGACTTCTCGGCACTGCGGGGACTGGACTCCACTGCACTGGCGCTGATTTTAGCTTGTCGCAGGGAAGCTGAGCGTATGGGTAAACAGTTGCATTGCATCAACCTGCCTGAAAATCTTGAAAATTTGGCCGCGCTGTATGGTGTGGAAAATTATATTTCCGCCTGA
- a CDS encoding phospholipid-binding protein MlaC yields the protein MTCSLSARADEMAPDVLVKTTTQEVTAILKRDKTVTNDTQKLYALIDAKVLPHFDFNQMTMLAVGRYWRQATPAQQQALVKEFRTLLVRTYSNALAAFNNQVIEFKPFTMVAGATDVTVQTQVKQPGAQPIPIDYSMEKTPTGWKVYDVAIDGVSLVLNYRGSFGAEIRKNGVDSLIHTLAARNQQNHAAATTSK from the coding sequence ATGACATGCAGCTTGTCAGCACGTGCTGATGAAATGGCCCCTGATGTGCTGGTAAAGACGACGACTCAGGAAGTCACTGCCATTCTTAAGCGCGATAAAACGGTGACAAACGATACACAAAAGCTTTATGCGTTGATTGATGCCAAGGTATTGCCGCATTTCGATTTTAATCAAATGACGATGCTGGCTGTTGGACGCTATTGGCGGCAAGCAACGCCGGCACAGCAGCAAGCGCTGGTTAAAGAGTTTCGTACTCTGCTGGTGCGTACCTACTCCAATGCTTTGGCTGCATTCAATAATCAGGTGATTGAGTTTAAACCTTTTACGATGGTTGCCGGCGCGACGGATGTGACAGTGCAAACCCAAGTCAAGCAGCCAGGTGCACAGCCTATTCCCATAGATTACAGTATGGAGAAAACGCCAACTGGCTGGAAGGTTTATGATGTGGCGATAGATGGTGTGAGTCTGGTTCTGAATTATCGCGGTTCTTTCGGTGCGGAAATCCGCAAAAACGGCGTTGATAGCCTGATTCATACGCTGGCGGCACGTAATCAGCAAAATCATGCTGCCGCAACAACCTCCAAATAA
- a CDS encoding TolC family protein: MNKNPISIMLAMALASPMAVSAQVVNLTEAVQMSLNADPRIKEREQLVESARALLDEAKGNDGLRVSANIFIGLAPQVSGGFYQNGATSGTTPRTDGPFPGGLSDWTSLQFALIKPLYTFGKVEQYSEAAKGNIDVKRGDVRISQADTVMDVKRAYYGYLTARDSRRLLEDVQSRLNDALGRVKKNLKDDNGESKQSDLYALQAADGMLGKYLSQATAIEKISLDGLKLLTGVGLDSKLEVADDSLTPVPLPAGTLADFESRAVADRPEMAQLEAGMRARRALVAAKKAEMYPNVYAGIIGQANFASRRDTLNNPYVYDPYNNAGLTPVVGMKWDMAFGVVPAQVAQAQANLEALNYKTQFAQAGIPFQVAEAYNQVQANYKAQQQLADGAAAGRRWMITSLADFNAGLEKADKVADALKTYALTQAEYLRTVNDYNMNVAQLSRAIGETK, from the coding sequence ATGAATAAAAATCCAATAAGTATCATGCTTGCTATGGCGCTAGCTTCACCCATGGCCGTCTCCGCTCAGGTGGTGAATCTTACTGAAGCAGTGCAAATGAGTCTGAATGCCGATCCGCGCATCAAGGAACGGGAACAACTGGTCGAATCTGCGCGAGCATTGCTGGACGAGGCCAAGGGTAACGACGGTTTGCGTGTCAGTGCGAACATATTTATTGGACTGGCGCCGCAAGTTTCCGGTGGTTTTTATCAAAATGGAGCGACTTCAGGTACGACTCCCCGTACTGACGGGCCATTTCCCGGCGGATTGTCAGACTGGACTTCATTGCAATTTGCATTAATTAAGCCGCTTTATACATTTGGTAAGGTTGAACAATACAGTGAAGCGGCGAAGGGTAACATTGACGTCAAACGCGGAGATGTCCGCATCAGCCAGGCTGATACTGTGATGGACGTGAAACGCGCCTATTATGGTTATTTGACCGCACGGGATTCACGCCGTTTGTTGGAAGATGTGCAAAGCCGTTTGAACGATGCGCTTGGTCGAGTCAAGAAAAATCTGAAAGACGATAATGGCGAGTCGAAACAATCGGATTTGTATGCGCTGCAAGCTGCGGATGGCATGTTGGGCAAATACCTGAGTCAGGCCACGGCAATCGAGAAGATCAGCCTGGACGGATTAAAACTGCTTACTGGCGTTGGTCTGGACAGTAAACTTGAGGTGGCAGATGACAGTCTGACCCCAGTGCCATTACCTGCCGGCACGCTTGCTGATTTTGAGTCGCGTGCAGTTGCCGATCGCCCGGAAATGGCGCAGCTCGAAGCCGGCATGCGCGCACGTCGGGCGCTGGTTGCTGCGAAAAAGGCTGAAATGTATCCAAATGTTTATGCGGGTATCATTGGACAAGCCAATTTTGCTTCGCGCCGCGATACGCTTAATAACCCGTATGTGTACGATCCATACAATAACGCTGGTTTAACTCCGGTAGTGGGAATGAAATGGGACATGGCGTTTGGTGTGGTTCCGGCACAAGTCGCGCAAGCGCAGGCTAATTTGGAGGCGTTGAATTATAAAACGCAATTTGCCCAGGCAGGCATTCCGTTCCAGGTGGCAGAAGCCTATAACCAGGTTCAGGCCAATTATAAGGCGCAGCAACAATTGGCTGACGGCGCTGCAGCCGGAAGACGCTGGATGATCACCTCACTGGCCGACTTTAATGCAGGACTGGAAAAGGCAGATAAAGTGGCAGATGCATTGAAAACCTATGCACTCACTCAAGCCGAGTATCTGCGTACAGTCAATGATTACAATATGAATGTAGCGCAATTATCCCGCGCTATCGGTGAAACTAAATAG
- the mlaD gene encoding outer membrane lipid asymmetry maintenance protein MlaD — MERATLDFWVGLFVVAGLAALLGLALKVGNMSSFGTTHSYTVHADFSNIGGLKIRAPVKSAGVVVGRVSDIRFDNNTFEAQVSLKLDDRYVFPKDTSAAIMTSGLLGEQYLALEPGGDAKNLAAGDKIKITQSAVVLENLISQFLYNKASDAPKADPARVPAPNTGVHSHE; from the coding sequence ATGGAAAGAGCCACGCTAGATTTCTGGGTCGGGCTATTTGTTGTTGCGGGTTTGGCAGCTCTCTTGGGTTTGGCATTGAAGGTCGGCAACATGAGCAGCTTCGGTACGACGCACAGCTATACCGTACACGCTGATTTCAGCAATATTGGCGGCTTGAAAATCCGGGCGCCCGTCAAAAGTGCGGGGGTCGTTGTCGGGCGGGTGAGCGATATTCGTTTCGACAATAACACCTTTGAAGCGCAAGTAAGCTTGAAACTCGATGATCGCTATGTTTTTCCAAAAGATACCTCTGCGGCTATCATGACTTCTGGTTTGTTAGGCGAGCAGTATCTGGCGCTGGAACCCGGCGGTGATGCAAAAAACCTTGCTGCAGGCGATAAAATTAAAATTACGCAATCAGCGGTGGTATTGGAAAATTTAATCAGTCAATTTCTATATAATAAAGCATCAGACGCGCCTAAAGCTGATCCAGCTCGCGTTCCAGCCCCTAATACAGGAGTTCACAGCCATGAATAA
- the mlaE gene encoding lipid asymmetry maintenance ABC transporter permease subunit MlaE, with protein MATKQNVISRLGHYVIDSVWTMGVVTRFLMQVLWRSGTSWRRFHLIIREIYASGVLSLVIIVVSGLFVGMVLGLQGYETLQTYGSEQALGVLVALSLVRELGPVVAALLFASRAGSAITAEVGLMKTTEQLKAMEMMAIDPIARVIAPRFWGGVISMPLLAAIFSIVGVFGGYLVGVVLIGVDEGSFWSQMQAAVDVREDVLNGVIKSAVFGFTVTAIALFEGYDAMPTAEGISRATTRTVVMSSLAILALDFILTAFMFRGV; from the coding sequence ATGGCAACCAAGCAAAATGTAATTAGCCGTCTCGGGCATTATGTCATTGACAGTGTTTGGACGATGGGCGTCGTAACCCGGTTTCTGATGCAGGTGTTATGGCGCTCGGGAACAAGCTGGCGGCGCTTTCATCTGATAATTCGGGAGATTTATGCGAGCGGCGTGTTGTCGCTGGTGATTATCGTCGTGTCCGGATTATTTGTGGGTATGGTGCTGGGTTTGCAAGGCTATGAAACCCTGCAGACTTATGGCAGCGAACAGGCTCTTGGTGTGTTGGTAGCGCTCTCTCTGGTGCGTGAACTGGGCCCCGTGGTGGCGGCCTTGTTGTTTGCCAGTCGTGCCGGCTCTGCAATTACTGCGGAAGTAGGCTTGATGAAAACCACTGAGCAATTAAAAGCCATGGAAATGATGGCGATTGACCCTATCGCCCGGGTGATTGCCCCCCGATTCTGGGGTGGCGTGATTTCCATGCCCCTGCTGGCGGCGATTTTTTCGATTGTCGGTGTGTTCGGCGGTTACCTGGTAGGAGTGGTACTGATCGGTGTCGACGAAGGTTCATTCTGGTCACAAATGCAGGCAGCAGTTGATGTGCGTGAAGACGTGCTCAACGGCGTAATCAAGAGTGCCGTATTTGGTTTTACGGTAACGGCGATCGCGTTATTCGAGGGCTATGACGCTATGCCGACGGCAGAGGGCATCTCACGTGCAACGACTCGTACGGTTGTAATGTCCTCGCTCGCGATCCTGGCGCTTGATTTTATATTAACCGCGTTTATGTTCAGAGGGGTGTGA
- a CDS encoding ABC transporter ATP-binding protein, with protein sequence MPTDNLIEIRDVSFAYRDRPVLKGINLVAPRGKVIAIMGGSGCGKTTLLRLIGGQLRPTQGEVRVDGEIIHQLGVDALYKMRRKMGMLFQFGALFTDMTVFDNIAFQMREHTNLSEEMIHDLVLMKLHAVGLRGAHTLMPHELSGGMARRVALARAVALDPMLIMYDEPFTGLDPISLGIIGNLIRRLTDALGLTSIVVTHDIHESLKIVDYVYFISNGVVEAEGTPDEIRASKLPFVHQFVHAEEDGPVPFHYPAPDYAVDLGLRSGS encoded by the coding sequence GTGCCCACAGATAATCTCATCGAAATCCGCGATGTGTCTTTTGCTTATCGCGATCGCCCTGTTTTGAAAGGGATAAACTTGGTCGCTCCACGCGGTAAAGTGATTGCGATCATGGGCGGCAGCGGTTGCGGTAAAACGACCTTGTTACGTCTGATAGGCGGCCAATTGCGTCCTACGCAAGGCGAGGTGCGGGTCGATGGTGAGATCATTCATCAACTCGGAGTTGATGCGCTGTATAAAATGCGGCGCAAAATGGGCATGCTATTCCAGTTCGGTGCCTTGTTCACCGACATGACGGTGTTTGACAATATTGCCTTTCAGATGCGTGAACATACCAATTTATCCGAAGAAATGATTCATGATCTGGTGTTGATGAAGCTGCATGCGGTTGGCTTGCGTGGTGCCCATACGTTGATGCCGCATGAGTTATCCGGTGGTATGGCCCGCCGTGTGGCGCTGGCACGTGCGGTGGCGCTCGATCCGATGTTGATCATGTACGATGAGCCATTTACCGGCCTTGATCCTATTTCGCTAGGCATCATCGGCAATCTGATCAGGCGCTTGACCGATGCGTTGGGGCTGACTTCCATTGTGGTGACGCATGACATACATGAATCGCTCAAAATAGTTGATTATGTTTATTTTATTTCCAACGGTGTGGTAGAAGCGGAAGGTACGCCTGATGAGATACGGGCATCCAAATTGCCGTTTGTGCATCAATTTGTGCATGCCGAGGAAGACGGACCCGTGCCATTCCACTATCCGGCCCCCGACTATGCCGTTGATCTGGGATTGCGGAGCGGTAGCTGA
- a CDS encoding LLM class flavin-dependent oxidoreductase, with amino-acid sequence MQLDLFYEISQPPQLHRSEADAFEQTLNEIALADRLGFGCAWLVEHHFMRGYSHSSKPDLVLAAASQRTCNIRLGLGVTPLPYHHPIHVAERAATLDILSKGRFELGIGRGFSPQEYTAFGADMRHSRTLTAESLAILQLAFSRHPVTFHGEHYHLDALDILPYSIQQPHPPIWTAAVSPDTFIWAAQEQLGMLAGPFKPWMMVKQDIRHYLDAWQGAAAPRAGMTVGILCLPDGKRAKALAKDALVWFYQQLFATTLPVLEKLYPSYEHFHDLGKFRNLLKLGINMTMLETFGMVVVGSPAECIEKLQKYREAGVTNLLCAIGAGALDTGIIQESMQCIASEVMPALQD; translated from the coding sequence ATGCAACTCGACCTGTTTTATGAAATCTCGCAGCCTCCGCAACTCCATCGCAGTGAAGCCGATGCATTTGAACAAACCCTGAACGAAATTGCCTTGGCAGATCGCCTGGGTTTCGGCTGCGCATGGCTGGTAGAACATCACTTCATGCGCGGTTATTCGCATTCATCCAAGCCTGACCTGGTACTGGCAGCAGCCAGTCAACGCACCTGTAATATACGACTTGGCCTGGGTGTCACGCCGCTCCCCTATCACCATCCGATACATGTAGCCGAGCGTGCGGCAACGCTGGACATCTTATCGAAAGGCCGATTTGAGTTAGGTATCGGACGCGGTTTTTCCCCTCAGGAATACACAGCTTTCGGTGCAGACATGCGCCACAGTCGCACGCTGACTGCCGAGTCACTAGCGATTCTGCAACTGGCTTTTTCGCGCCACCCGGTCACTTTCCATGGCGAGCACTATCACCTGGATGCACTGGATATCCTGCCCTACTCGATTCAGCAGCCGCACCCCCCGATATGGACTGCTGCGGTAAGCCCGGATACTTTCATCTGGGCGGCGCAGGAGCAGCTCGGCATGCTGGCCGGCCCATTCAAGCCATGGATGATGGTTAAACAGGATATACGACATTATCTGGATGCATGGCAAGGAGCAGCCGCGCCCCGGGCAGGCATGACTGTCGGCATTCTGTGCCTGCCTGACGGCAAACGGGCAAAAGCACTCGCCAAGGACGCGCTGGTCTGGTTTTATCAGCAGCTATTTGCTACCACCCTGCCCGTGCTGGAAAAGCTTTATCCCAGCTACGAGCATTTCCATGACCTGGGGAAATTCCGTAATCTGCTGAAATTGGGCATCAACATGACTATGCTCGAAACATTCGGCATGGTGGTAGTCGGCTCGCCTGCCGAATGCATCGAAAAACTGCAGAAATATCGCGAAGCAGGCGTTACCAACCTGCTTTGCGCAATTGGCGCAGGCGCCTTGGATACCGGGATTATTCAGGAATCAATGCAGTGCATCGCCAGTGAAGTGATGCCGGCATTACAAGACTGA
- a CDS encoding NAD-dependent epimerase/dehydratase family protein produces MRVLVTGSSSHLAQALLPLLSGMPEISGITGIDRQPGLGAHPKFRAIQADLTRIELAPLLSGHDALIHLAFVVLRGKTPLHVMRAVNLDASQRLFDAATNAGMTRIIHLSSASVYGSGTNVDERALLRPIPGFLYAEHKAELEHWLAEHHPHITRLRPHIILGKHAQPLLVNLLRQPFYVKLPDPQPVLQCVHEDDVARAIVQALMHPARDAYNLAASESFSFRDAIIRRHPFAMPIPATAARFALKLSCKTTGIGGEAGWIEGVPNSLTLDCSKARRELGWQAQIGPWEMLTEN; encoded by the coding sequence ATGCGCGTCCTGGTTACCGGAAGCAGCAGCCATCTGGCACAGGCCTTGCTGCCGTTACTGAGCGGCATGCCGGAAATCTCCGGCATTACCGGCATAGACCGTCAGCCAGGACTTGGCGCCCATCCGAAATTTCGCGCCATACAGGCAGATTTGACCCGAATCGAACTTGCTCCGCTGCTAAGCGGACATGATGCGTTGATCCATCTGGCATTTGTAGTGCTGCGCGGCAAGACCCCGCTGCATGTCATGCGCGCGGTCAATCTGGATGCCTCGCAGCGGCTCTTTGATGCCGCAACGAACGCAGGCATGACGCGCATCATCCATTTATCCAGTGCCTCGGTGTATGGCTCAGGCACGAATGTGGATGAGCGGGCCCTGCTACGCCCCATCCCAGGGTTCCTTTATGCTGAACACAAAGCTGAACTGGAGCACTGGCTGGCAGAACACCATCCGCACATCACCCGGTTACGGCCTCATATCATCCTGGGGAAACACGCACAGCCGCTGCTCGTTAATTTATTACGCCAGCCGTTCTATGTAAAACTGCCCGATCCGCAACCTGTGCTGCAATGCGTACACGAAGACGATGTAGCGCGGGCAATCGTACAGGCATTAATGCATCCTGCCAGGGATGCCTACAATCTGGCTGCGTCAGAATCATTCAGCTTCCGCGATGCTATCATCCGCCGCCATCCTTTTGCCATGCCCATTCCGGCCACCGCTGCCAGGTTCGCTTTGAAACTCTCTTGCAAGACAACAGGTATAGGTGGAGAAGCCGGCTGGATCGAGGGTGTGCCTAACAGCCTTACCCTGGACTGCAGCAAGGCCAGACGCGAGCTCGGCTGGCAAGCGCAAATCGGCCCCTGGGAAATGCTGACCGAAAATTAG